In Fibrobacter sp. UWR3, a single window of DNA contains:
- a CDS encoding NPCBM/NEW2 domain-containing protein: MKIKDSILLTLKNLLHPAGLIGLVIAIIIPAIIWFLGRPSGGHKEIIRQLDLNLPLPLFLFQMAVAIILFAFLNKDFREWFKGILPQKPFSILAIAAAIGIAVFAGTQIEARHRVQSDESVFMSVAQNMYHNHESGTCNQGIFDGTHLNCIAKSNSFKTKGLAFLYFLGMPLFGTDLHWIFNAELLMLPLAFLLMFLAIVAWTKQPLLAFLAALLMALQPTVLFQFRAMSVEPLYIFLSALSLFIFKWAYDRNTVMHWALLAITLAFFAQTRQETAFCLLSFIFFAFPKILDKKDFKAPTFFVTLSLFSVPALLTISYFQGFGFQGGEFEAHGHFLEDLKRNWIEMTRPLKENGELENPFLTYFNYLFAIGGVYLLFRAIYDATKGCRFYLWTLVFLLLYHVQTYMILENVSGDFSIQINQRYSLVMLPSMAFVAALPIAHAIEYFAASASKKEAKPLAFAGMVIVAIILSAWTFHYKEDFNKNIMYNRNHLTTEEHEILGWLKEQPEADRLFIYGRPWHFVGYGVSSIHYDRARQMSDAELQKYIDKYNGEVYYIRGLDCWDSQTYHKKAVEHRIATTCDVFEREMDLVGVKNILITNNYWVQIAKFNGRKHYNPTNIIQVSEPARESAAENSSEAPLLLNYNLKEKPEAARNWTLRISLNNLLVKDTAYAAGEYNVLVSYDKLQPGYNTVRYIVTNTEKHTKLADISKYYFNAAGGASALEQGSITEHRQDWGNLRWNKSIENHEMTINGTKFENGFGTHANSETTIGLEGKYRAFRTSFGLDDESLCSEGVSVQIIGDGQVLAASPVFQSGVVHTLTANTEGVQKLVLKTTAKGSIDCSHVDFVHPVLIP, from the coding sequence GCCACAAGGAAATCATCCGCCAGCTCGACCTGAACCTCCCCCTCCCGCTGTTCCTGTTCCAAATGGCGGTCGCCATCATCCTGTTCGCGTTCTTGAACAAAGATTTCCGCGAATGGTTCAAGGGAATCCTCCCCCAAAAGCCGTTCAGCATCCTCGCCATAGCGGCGGCCATCGGCATCGCGGTATTCGCCGGCACCCAGATAGAGGCACGCCACCGCGTTCAGAGCGACGAGAGCGTGTTCATGTCGGTCGCCCAGAACATGTACCACAACCACGAATCGGGCACGTGCAACCAGGGCATATTTGACGGCACGCACCTCAACTGCATCGCCAAGTCCAACAGTTTCAAGACGAAGGGTCTCGCCTTCCTCTACTTCCTCGGCATGCCCCTGTTCGGCACTGACCTGCACTGGATTTTCAACGCAGAACTCCTGATGCTCCCGCTCGCGTTCCTGCTAATGTTCCTCGCGATTGTCGCCTGGACCAAGCAGCCCCTGCTCGCCTTCCTCGCAGCACTCCTCATGGCACTGCAGCCCACCGTGCTCTTCCAGTTCCGCGCCATGTCGGTGGAACCGCTCTACATATTCCTCTCTGCGCTCTCGCTGTTCATATTCAAGTGGGCCTACGACCGCAACACCGTAATGCACTGGGCTCTCCTCGCCATCACGCTGGCATTCTTCGCGCAGACCCGCCAGGAAACCGCATTCTGCCTGCTTTCCTTCATATTCTTCGCCTTCCCGAAAATCCTCGACAAGAAGGATTTCAAGGCGCCCACGTTCTTCGTGACGCTCTCGCTGTTCTCGGTACCGGCGCTGCTCACCATCAGCTACTTCCAGGGATTCGGGTTCCAGGGCGGCGAGTTCGAAGCCCACGGCCACTTCCTCGAAGACCTGAAACGCAACTGGATCGAGATGACCCGCCCCCTCAAGGAAAACGGCGAGCTCGAGAACCCGTTCCTCACCTACTTCAACTACCTGTTCGCCATCGGCGGAGTCTACCTGCTGTTCCGCGCCATCTACGACGCCACAAAGGGCTGCAGGTTCTACCTGTGGACGCTCGTGTTCCTTTTGCTCTACCACGTGCAGACCTACATGATTCTCGAGAACGTCTCGGGCGACTTCAGCATCCAGATTAACCAGCGCTACAGCCTGGTGATGCTGCCCAGCATGGCGTTTGTCGCAGCGCTCCCCATCGCGCACGCCATCGAGTACTTCGCAGCATCCGCAAGCAAGAAAGAGGCAAAGCCGCTCGCATTTGCGGGCATGGTCATCGTCGCCATAATCCTCAGCGCATGGACGTTCCACTACAAGGAAGACTTCAACAAGAACATCATGTACAACCGCAACCACCTGACCACCGAGGAGCACGAAATTCTCGGCTGGCTCAAGGAACAGCCCGAAGCGGACCGCCTGTTTATCTACGGGAGGCCCTGGCACTTCGTGGGTTACGGAGTATCTTCCATCCACTACGACAGGGCGCGCCAAATGAGCGATGCCGAACTGCAAAAGTACATTGACAAGTACAACGGCGAAGTCTACTACATCCGCGGGCTCGACTGCTGGGACAGCCAGACCTACCACAAAAAGGCGGTAGAACACCGCATCGCCACGACCTGCGACGTGTTTGAGCGCGAAATGGACCTCGTGGGCGTGAAAAACATCCTGATTACCAACAACTACTGGGTGCAGATCGCGAAGTTCAACGGGCGCAAGCACTACAACCCCACGAACATTATCCAGGTTTCCGAACCCGCGAGGGAGAGCGCCGCGGAAAATTCGAGCGAAGCCCCGCTGCTCCTGAATTACAATCTCAAGGAAAAGCCAGAAGCGGCCCGGAACTGGACGCTCCGGATTTCGCTTAACAATCTTCTAGTGAAAGATACCGCCTACGCAGCCGGAGAATACAACGTCCTGGTGAGTTACGACAAACTGCAACCCGGTTACAACACCGTCCGCTATATCGTCACGAACACGGAAAAGCATACTAAGCTCGCCGACATTTCCAAGTACTACTTCAACGCAGCCGGCGGGGCCTCCGCACTCGAACAGGGCTCAATAACCGAGCACCGCCAGGACTGGGGCAACCTCCGCTGGAACAAGAGCATAGAGAACCACGAGATGACGATAAACGGTACCAAGTTCGAAAACGGGTTCGGCACGCACGCCAACTCCGAAACGACAATCGGCCTCGAGGGCAAGTACCGCGCATTCCGCACGTCTTTCGGGCTCGACGACGAAAGCCTCTGCAGCGAGGGCGTCTCGGTGCAAATCATCGGCGACGGGCAGGTGCTTGCCGCAAGCCCTGTATTCCAGAGCGGCGTGGTCCACACGCTTACCGCCAACACCGAAGGCGTGCAGAAACTGGTGCTCAAGACCACCGCGAAGGGCAGCATCGACTGCAGCCACGTCGACTTCGTACACCCCGTACTAATACCTTAA
- a CDS encoding glycosyltransferase family 2 protein — protein MLLSVIIPVFNEEEIVAETYRVLEEELKEYEHELIFVNDGSKDRTREIVEGLLPGNPNNKIINFSRNFGHQAAFSAGLDHAIGDAVVIIDGDLQDPPSLIHEMMVKWREGYQVVYAQRNKRKGETIFKRFTAFCFYRLIGKLTSIDIPPDTGDYRLMDRCVVDQLKNLPERSRFLRGLVCWVGFKKIGVKYDRAERTAGTSKYPLKKMMRLAFDGITGFSSAPLKVSFYMGFFATLVGLGVLVWSILEKFLSPATTVPGWASLMTAIVFFAGVQLMSIGILGEYIGRIYDEVKQRPLYIEDKKN, from the coding sequence ATGCTCTTATCCGTAATCATTCCCGTATTTAACGAAGAAGAAATTGTTGCCGAAACTTACCGCGTCCTGGAAGAGGAACTCAAGGAATACGAGCACGAACTCATTTTCGTGAACGACGGTTCCAAGGACAGGACCCGCGAAATTGTCGAGGGCCTGCTTCCGGGCAACCCGAACAACAAGATTATCAACTTCAGCCGTAACTTTGGCCACCAGGCCGCCTTCAGCGCGGGCCTCGACCATGCCATCGGCGATGCGGTGGTGATTATCGACGGCGACCTGCAAGACCCGCCGAGCCTCATCCACGAGATGATGGTCAAGTGGCGCGAAGGCTACCAGGTCGTTTACGCGCAGAGGAACAAGCGCAAGGGTGAAACCATCTTCAAGCGCTTTACCGCGTTTTGCTTCTACCGCCTCATCGGCAAACTCACGAGCATCGATATCCCGCCCGATACCGGCGACTACCGCCTCATGGACCGCTGCGTGGTGGACCAGCTCAAGAACCTGCCGGAACGCAGCCGCTTTTTGCGCGGGCTCGTGTGCTGGGTAGGCTTCAAGAAGATTGGCGTCAAGTACGACCGCGCCGAACGCACCGCAGGCACGTCCAAGTACCCGCTCAAAAAGATGATGCGGCTCGCCTTCGACGGCATTACCGGATTCAGTTCCGCGCCGCTCAAGGTCAGTTTCTACATGGGATTCTTCGCGACCCTCGTGGGTCTCGGCGTTCTCGTGTGGTCCATACTCGAGAAGTTCCTGAGCCCCGCGACAACAGTACCGGGCTGGGCATCGCTCATGACGGCCATCGTGTTCTTTGCAGGCGTGCAGCTCATGTCAATCGGGATTCTCGGGGAATACATCGGCCGCATCTACGACGAAGTCAAGCAACGCCCACTTTATATCGAAGACAAGAAAAACTAG
- a CDS encoding fibrobacter succinogenes major paralogous domain-containing protein, protein MTDPRTPYFSYRTVEIGGRTWMAENMAWQEANSFCYDGNTHNCEIYGRLYVWGDAKNLCPEGWSLPSKGEWEELIKSVGDGSAKKAGEALKTNSGWKNDGNGTDKYGFSALPAGFWSNYSGDGGYYGLEGAAHFWSATATESGSNSAYGLKLEYTVDSASMSEYYVTGDHYYALSVRCILDTNYFVDNRDGKTYRMVKIGDQVWMAQNLNYKGEGKDTIGYCYGKNSANCNKYGRLYPIEETIEKGSVCPEGWHLPDTTEWFALFSAVDGKENAATHLNSTSGWKEPGNGDDKFGFSALPGGRGAASGSSCDGEKENAWFLSKTQCQTTSCKGRYFTANFVYSLQSAAFTDFTGTTSVSVRCLKD, encoded by the coding sequence ATGACCGATCCAAGGACTCCTTATTTTTCGTACAGGACGGTAGAAATCGGCGGTCGGACTTGGATGGCGGAAAATATGGCCTGGCAAGAGGCCAATAGTTTTTGCTATGACGGGAACACTCATAATTGTGAAATATACGGTCGCCTTTACGTGTGGGGGGATGCGAAAAATCTTTGTCCCGAAGGCTGGAGTTTACCAAGTAAGGGCGAATGGGAAGAGTTGATTAAATCTGTGGGTGATGGTAGTGCGAAAAAAGCGGGCGAGGCTCTCAAGACGAACTCCGGCTGGAAGAATGATGGTAATGGAACGGATAAGTATGGCTTTTCGGCACTGCCTGCTGGCTTTTGGAGTAATTATTCGGGTGATGGTGGATACTATGGTTTAGAAGGCGCGGCCCATTTCTGGAGTGCAACTGCAACAGAATCCGGATCTAACTCCGCGTATGGTTTAAAATTGGAGTATACTGTCGATTCTGCATCGATGTCCGAATATTATGTGACTGGAGATCATTACTATGCTCTTTCCGTCCGCTGCATCCTGGATACAAATTACTTCGTTGATAACCGCGATGGCAAGACGTACAGGATGGTCAAGATTGGCGACCAGGTGTGGATGGCGCAGAACCTGAACTATAAGGGAGAAGGCAAGGATACGATTGGTTATTGCTACGGAAAAAATTCAGCCAATTGTAACAAGTACGGCCGCCTTTATCCAATAGAGGAAACGATAGAGAAGGGAAGTGTTTGTCCCGAAGGCTGGCATCTGCCGGATACGACGGAGTGGTTTGCTTTGTTCTCCGCTGTTGATGGAAAAGAGAATGCGGCCACCCATCTCAATTCTACATCAGGTTGGAAAGAACCTGGTAACGGTGATGATAAATTCGGATTCTCGGCACTTCCGGGAGGTAGAGGAGCAGCTTCGGGATCTTCTTGCGATGGAGAAAAAGAAAATGCTTGGTTTTTGAGTAAGACACAGTGTCAAACGACCTCTTGTAAGGGTAGATATTTTACTGCTAATTTTGTCTATAGCCTCCAAAGTGCAGCTTTTACGGATTTCACTGGAACGACTTCTGTTTCCGTCCGCTGCTTGAAGGATTAG
- the gmk gene encoding guanylate kinase — protein MKNKLFVMSAASGAGKTTLKDKVIGEFPDIVYSISATTRKPREGEVDGVHYFFKTKEEFEQMIKDDALVEYNLVHGNYYGTPKFFVEDMLRQGKRVLFDIDVFGKVNFDKVYPEATGILILPPSEEELERRLRGRGTDSEEVIQTRLHNAKKEMEFAKTQGKYEYTIVNDDLEKAANELRAILKGEA, from the coding sequence ATGAAAAACAAGCTCTTCGTGATGAGTGCCGCTAGCGGCGCAGGCAAGACCACCCTCAAGGACAAGGTCATCGGCGAATTTCCGGACATCGTGTATTCCATCTCGGCAACGACGCGCAAGCCCCGCGAGGGCGAAGTCGACGGCGTGCACTACTTCTTCAAGACGAAGGAAGAATTCGAGCAGATGATCAAGGACGACGCACTGGTGGAATACAACCTGGTGCACGGCAACTACTACGGTACTCCCAAGTTCTTCGTGGAAGACATGCTCAGGCAGGGCAAACGAGTCCTGTTCGACATCGACGTGTTCGGCAAGGTGAACTTCGACAAGGTCTACCCCGAGGCAACGGGCATCCTCATCCTCCCCCCGAGCGAAGAAGAACTCGAACGCAGGCTCCGTGGCCGCGGCACCGACTCGGAAGAGGTCATCCAGACCCGCCTCCACAACGCGAAAAAGGAGATGGAATTCGCGAAAACGCAGGGAAAATACGAATATACCATCGTGAACGACGACCTCGAGAAGGCCGCAAACGAGCTCCGAGCTATATTAAAAGGCGAGGCTTAA
- the rpsP gene encoding 30S ribosomal protein S16 encodes MATVIRLARFGKRHNPIYRAIVIDNRKARDDSFIEQVGFYNPNLKKAEIRFDQEKILKWLSVGAQPSDTVRNLLKQVGILDLFHEIKAGRSIEGKTANPRPEKKKAVKLGPKALAKIEAEKAAKEAAAAEAAAAAEAPAEAAAEAPAEA; translated from the coding sequence ATGGCAACTGTTATCCGTCTCGCCCGCTTCGGCAAGCGTCACAACCCCATCTACCGTGCCATCGTCATCGACAACCGCAAGGCTCGCGACGATAGCTTTATCGAACAGGTCGGTTTCTACAACCCGAACCTCAAGAAGGCCGAAATCCGCTTCGACCAGGAAAAGATCCTCAAGTGGCTCTCCGTCGGCGCCCAGCCGTCCGACACCGTCCGCAACCTCCTGAAGCAGGTCGGCATCCTCGACCTGTTCCACGAGATCAAGGCCGGCCGTTCCATCGAAGGCAAGACCGCCAATCCGCGTCCGGAAAAGAAGAAGGCCGTGAAGCTCGGCCCCAAGGCCCTCGCCAAGATCGAAGCCGAAAAGGCCGCCAAGGAAGCCGCCGCTGCTGAAGCTGCCGCTGCCGCCGAAGCCCCGGCTGAAGCTGCTGCCGAGGCTCCCGCCGAAGCATAA